The Vibrio crassostreae genomic interval AAGAAGCTTCTTACTGAAAACGAACGTAAGCGTGCAGCACGTCCAGCTAAGGCTTAATTGCCAGCTGACTAGCTTCTAGCTAACAAGCATTTTAGAATAAATAAGAAAGCCCTGAGTAGCCTAGCTGCTCGGGGCTTTTGTTTTATATGGCATTAGGATAGATCGGGTAAACGAGATGCGAGATTCGAAGAGCGTGTTCCATACCTATTCATCGAATCGTCATTCCAGAATCGAGGGACGAGATATCTGGAATCTTTTTACGGCATGGAAGAGATTCCCTATCACGCTCGTTCCTCGCTGTAGGGAATGACGGTGGTTTGCTTTATGGATGAGCCTATTTCCAAGAGCGCGTTTGATAGTTGGAAGTCAGAGATTCAAAGAATCACAGTCGTCATCCTCAAGAGGGAGGAACGACCGAGTTGGGGATCTAGCTTTTGATACCTAGGTGGCTTGTAACAAATAGAACCCGTTCTTCGACTGACATAAATGGAACCTCGACAACCTCATAACCAAGCTCTTGGTAGACTCTGACTAACGCGTAGTGAATCTCTAGTGCTTCTTCAAAGGGGTAAGGGCGCACTTCATCTTGAACATAGATCGAAGCCTCTGGGCGGCAGAACAAGACTTGTGAGTGATAGCCTTGGCTTGCTTCTCGGTAAGTCGCATCTATCTCTAGATTAGCCTGAGCCAAATAGCCACCGATATCTGGAATAGCGCGATCGAGAAATGCAGTTGGGTGCTGCCTCGCTTGCTCTTTCTGCTCGCTCATTACACCTAAACATAGCTCAGCAAAGCCCGGAAGGTCTAGCCAAGGCAAGATACCGTTTTCCAGCTGACTTTGCTGCTCGATTAACTGGCGAGAGGACTCAGCAAAGGTTGGGTGACCCGTATCTCCCAAGGCATTAATTAGTGTGGTCTTTCCGGCGCCAGGGCCGCCAGTAATAATGATTGGGTTCATACGGGCTTATCTAATGCGTTTCTAATGATGTTATTTCTGGTTCAGCTGAGCTAGGAACTTA includes:
- a CDS encoding AAA family ATPase; translated protein: MNPIIITGGPGAGKTTLINALGDTGHPTFAESSRQLIEQQSQLENGILPWLDLPGFAELCLGVMSEQKEQARQHPTAFLDRAIPDIGGYLAQANLEIDATYREASQGYHSQVLFCRPEASIYVQDEVRPYPFEEALEIHYALVRVYQELGYEVVEVPFMSVEERVLFVTSHLGIKS